The following proteins come from a genomic window of Acyrthosiphon pisum isolate AL4f unplaced genomic scaffold, pea_aphid_22Mar2018_4r6ur Scaffold_558;HRSCAF=1009, whole genome shotgun sequence:
- the LOC103311086 gene encoding protein ALP1-like, which translates to MAEPKCEQWIGIAHKYYEKTQFPNCIGAVDGKHIRCVNPKNSGSIFFNYKKYFSIVLMAIVDSEYCFISIDVGAYGREGDSTVFKESPFGKKLYAEQLGLPEPICLPNTYDNPQPFVLVADEAFGLHKNLLRPFPGRGLDQKKRTFNYRLSRARRYVECTFGILANKWRVLHTAINVEPDFGDVIVKACCVLHNFVRRRDGYKFEDTLSNTLEEIAVNRNGVGARSQGIDVRSYFSDYFMDAGSVPFQYRFG; encoded by the coding sequence ATGGCAGAGCCTAAGTGTGAACAGTGGATAGGCAtagcacataaatattatgaaaaaactcAATTTCCTAACTGTATAGGGGCTGTTGATGGGAAACATATAAGATGTGTCAACCCTAAAAACTCTggatcaatatttttcaattacaaaaaatatttttctatagttcTCATGGCAATTGTAGACtcagaatattgttttatttctattGATGTCGGGGCATATGGAAGAGAAGGAGATTCAACTGTTTTCAAAGAAAGTCCATTTGGAAAGAAATTATATGCTGAACAACTTGGTCTTCCAGAGCCAATTTGTTTACCAAACACATATGACAATCCTCAACCTTTTGTACTTGTTGCTGACGAGGCATTTGGACTACATAAAAACCTACTTAGACCATTTCCAGGACGTGGACTGGAccaaaaaaaaagaactttCAACTATAGATTGTCAAGGGCACGGAGATACGTTGAATGTACGTTTGGAATTTTGGCCAATAAATGGAGGGTTCTGCACACAGCAATCAATGTTGAACCTGATTTTGGAGATGTAATTGTAAAAGCTTGTTGTGTACTTCACAATTTTGTCAGGAGACGAGATGGATATAAATTTGAGGACACACTATCTAATACTTTAGAGGAAATTGCAGTGAACAGAAATGGAGTTGGGGCTCGTTCCCAAGGTATTGATGTTCGTAGCTACTTTTCAGATTATTTTATGGATGCAGGATCTGTACCATTTCAGTACCggtttggataa